The Rhodocytophaga rosea genome has a segment encoding these proteins:
- a CDS encoding LysR family transcriptional regulator has protein sequence MFDFRLKVFYTVARRLNFTKAAEELLISQPAVTNHIKELESQFNQALFERRGNKVLLTAAGKVLLKHTEAIQEIYRQIEFDLGRLNQSFQGVLHVGASTSIAQYVLPPFLARFHRLHLEVKVELFNGNTELIEQALLDKQIEVGVIEGKSKRRELHYTPFLKDEIVLVCSSKNPLAKKEEISLEQLTKIPLLLREPGSGTLEVIADALKQKGIRLSDLLVEMQLGSTEAIKSYLQHSDCIAFLSLHAILKELESGTIKIIEIKKFSIHRTFYFITPQGQEGGLPALFIRFLLQNHNL, from the coding sequence AGTATTCTACACAGTTGCCAGGAGGCTTAACTTTACCAAAGCTGCTGAAGAACTACTCATCTCACAGCCGGCTGTTACCAATCACATCAAAGAGCTGGAAAGCCAGTTTAACCAGGCTCTTTTCGAACGCAGAGGCAATAAGGTGCTGCTTACAGCTGCCGGAAAAGTGCTGCTCAAACATACGGAGGCCATACAGGAAATTTACCGGCAAATAGAATTTGATCTGGGCCGGTTAAACCAGTCTTTTCAGGGAGTATTGCATGTAGGTGCCAGTACATCCATCGCCCAGTATGTCTTGCCCCCGTTTTTAGCCAGGTTTCACAGGCTGCACCTGGAAGTAAAAGTGGAGCTTTTTAATGGCAATACCGAACTCATTGAACAGGCATTACTCGATAAACAGATAGAAGTGGGAGTCATCGAGGGAAAATCCAAACGAAGGGAATTGCATTACACCCCTTTTTTAAAAGATGAAATTGTGCTGGTGTGCAGCAGTAAAAATCCGTTGGCTAAAAAAGAAGAAATCAGCCTGGAGCAACTCACGAAGATTCCTCTTTTGCTCAGAGAGCCTGGGTCTGGCACACTGGAGGTGATTGCAGATGCCTTAAAACAAAAGGGTATACGCCTGTCGGACTTACTTGTAGAAATGCAGTTGGGAAGTACAGAAGCCATCAAGTCCTACCTGCAACATTCTGATTGTATAGCTTTTTTATCTTTACATGCTATATTGAAGGAACTGGAAAGTGGAACGATCAAAATTATAGAAATTAAAAAGTTTAGTATTCACCGTACTTTTTACTTTATCACTCCCCAGGGACAGGAAGGTGGTTTACCT